From Cydia strobilella chromosome 3, ilCydStro3.1, whole genome shotgun sequence:
cttagtaatagggtcccattttaccctttggatatggAACTCTAAAAAGCAGCAAATTGACCCATCTTTGATATGGAAACAATAAATTCATTATTCCTTTTTGGATTAGATCTATGATTGGTTACAAGTTCAGCTCATTGTTCAATGTTAGCTATTTACGCTTCGGTGCCCAGTGGCATCATATGATATCGGTTGGATACAATCCTATTGAAATAATGCATAGGTATCAAAGGTCCTCACCTCGATAATATAGGGCAGGTGTGGCACCAGCCTGTCCAGCCGCACCTCCAGCAGCAACACCAGCGCATGGCACACATTCTTCCGGACATCTGGATCCTCGTCTGCTGCTAAATGGAATAGGTTCTAAAACAAAAAGTGTTTTATGTTAGCAGGCAAGCCAGGAAACTAGGAATACAACAAATAGAAAATGATTAGTGTTTTCATTCAGtgtcaaaatacaaataaatagggttttttttcctgtatttggtaaatatgtataaagactttttatttatatgatgaAACAATAGATTAATATTCATGCAAAAAAGACTGTACTGTAATCTTCAGATTTACTGTGGCATTGGTTcaaagctatttttttttttttattggttcaaaaaattacacagcattacagtaggtactaatgtactgcgaaatttaggacagaaagtaatacatacaaacaaggtaCAGTATACAATGTGGAACTAGGtatgacattattttttaaattatatatcagtacacaaattcaaagaaacgaggtatatacacaaaataaaacaatatacaaaacaaatattaataactaactcAGGTTTTTGCATTCCTCACAAATTAGCCTCAACTTATAGTAAACAAAATGGTGCACCAAATGTAAATATTACTAATTTTTTGGGTATGCATGTAGAAATGTCAGCACTAACCTCAATAAATGAGTCTATATGAGCCATGAGAGCCTGCGTCCTGCCCATGATGAAGTAGTTGACGCAGGCAATGGCATGACACCGGATCTTGGGCGACGAATGCCTGAAGAACTGTAGGAACTTGGGGATCAGCACATTCAGTGGCCTGTTCAGTGCATCGCTGTCCAGGAGCTCAGCTGTGTCTTCACATATTTTTTGTAGCGCTCCAAATGCTCCCTaaagaaaacaagaaaataattaaaatcctAGGTCCATCTTTCTTCTTtggaaattatataaaaatatagcaTTGGCattaagaaaaaagaaaaatgattGACACCTCTGCCATCAAAATGGGTTCAGCAGTTTTGAAGCTACATTGGAACATAATACAAACATGCATCAATAAACTGCTAAAACCATAATTATTCTAGCTAGAGAAACCTGACCCTCTCTAACATATAAGCTCAATTACATAGGGGTCAGATATCTTTTCAGCTATCACTTCTTACCTCACAGACATTGTAATCCTGTGAATCGAGCATGTTACACAGCGCTGGCAAGAGTTCCGGCCATGAGGTGAGTTCACCCTTGCTCGCGATGGTGGTGATGATGATACCCACGGTCGCACGGATCAGGGGAGATGGGTCCCCCACCGCTGACAAGCATTCTCGCTTGATAAACTCCGCTGCTTCAGGAAAAAAGTTGTTGTAATGGGCCTTCACATTGTTTTTCAAAATCAAACCACTCAGGGACCTCGTGGGCTCCTCTTCGGTAACTAATTTAGTTAATACGAATATCAGGTAGTTGTTGAAGTCGGGATACTTGTTCAATTCTTCCAATTTCTGAGATGATAAGGGTCAagaaaattattatacaaatcGAATGCTGTCAATGACTGTCATGTCGGAAAAATCGATTTATGATGAAGCGTTGAGACGCCTACGACATAATTGCTCAATAAGTtacaaaacatttaaataatacttatgtTATTAGCGGAAAATTCCTGGGAAACAtgataaataaagtataaagcGGTTAcagatacaaaaaaatacgCACGCCGTTGAGAGCATCGACATGGTACTAGTGAAAAGGATACTTGTTGAACAGCTCTTTGTGTAGCTGTGTCAGGTGATTGTGACTCCTTGAGAAGTGTTAATATTTGCCTTAATCCTTCTTGTTCGGGTTTCCACTCCATTTTCATAATAATTCCACAATTCGGTTATATTTCACTCGGTCCCGTAAAGATCAACCATGCCAAAAATTTGACGACTTGCCAgatataaaaattgattatcgATTATGTTTGTGACGacgcaaaaacttttttttatttttaataaaagataaaataatctcttatttaaaatgaacgcatattacatacaaaaattgATGAGAATTCACTGTATTTCATTTACAAAatgattgaaataaaataacaaggaaATAAGATTTCGAGAAAACACGTttctttttgataaaaaaagtaaatactaGTTCCAGTTTACGCAATTTCATAATATATAGGTCAAGGCCATAGACCTCACCATAACCCGAATATGTTGCATACTTtcattataaataacatttataataaaaaaaatatatttatatagtatTCTTGAATAAACATGTTTTCAGATAATAAAAGGCAAAATAATGAGTAAATGCAACTTAAGATAACGTGAAATGGAATTAAACTTTGACAAACCCGTGTTGATTTTTTATTAGACTGTAATAGACAGTGACAGAATTGACAGAAATTTATTTCCCTTTTCGATTGCTATTCACGTGGGAAAGCAATCAAATACAAAAATGCCTAAAATTAAAGCGGAAAAGAAAACAAGGGTTCACAATGAAATCGCTAAACAAGGTAAGCAATCCCGGAAATTACATAAACTTCCAAATCGGGTCATCTTTTAGGTTACAATTGGGCTGATCTGTTTATAAATAGTTTCTTgcgcaaactaattattttaaaatttgcagGCATCCAGTTCAACAAAGACTTTGGTCAGCATATTCTTAAGAACCCGCTCATAATAACGTCAATGTTAGATAAATCCGGCTTGCGACCAACAGATGTAGCACTTGAAATTGGTCCTGGTACAGGTAACATGACAGTAAAACTACTGGACAGAGTCAAAAAAGTTATAGCCTGCGAAATAGATACCAggtaaatttaatttgaaatggtCAAAcagtaatcgaaattaaactgtagtgcgacatatttcaaaatatttagatcagtacggtttcactcacaatCTGAGGAAGGATCCTCGAAGAATCCggaacatgtcgccaaaagcgactaaaaataatagttagtGAAACCATACGgatataaatattatgtcaaacagtaagtaattataataatttctaAGTAAAATAGCCATGTACTAggtattttcataattttttttcagaCTAGTAGCTGAATTACAAAAGCGTGTCCAAGGCACGCCTTACCAAGCCAAACTCCAAATCCTTGTAGGAGATGTGCTTAAGACAGAATTGCCATTCTTCGACATATGTGTAGCCAACATCCCATACCAGATCAGTTCTCCCCTGGTGTTTAAGCTGCTGCTGCACCGGCCGTTCTTCCGGTGTGCGGTGCTCATGTTCCAGCAGGAGTTTGCGCAGAGACTGGTTGCCAAGCCGGGGGACAAACAGTACTGCAGACTGTCTATAAACACACAGCTGTTGGCCCGAGTTGACATGCTAATGAAGGTATGGATGATTTAGTTGACTAAGGTCTATAAAGAAAAAATACTAAGTATAAAAATGTTGATAACATCAATATTCTCGAGTAAGAAAATTGGAGTCAAATATTATGGACTAAGCAGATTATTCTGTGTCATGGAAAGCTTAATAAGGCTTTTGTAAGTAAGACAAAAAACAATCATCACACTTTCTACattattttccaaatttcaCTGGCTGATCTTTTTTCTTGTATGGCTGGAGTTAGGCTTAAGTGGCAATAAATAACAGAATAACCCActgcccactgagggttccgtactttttagtatttgttgttatatatatagcagcaacagaaatacatcatttgtgaaaatttcaactatctagctatcactgagatacagcctggtgacagacagacagatggacagtggagtcttagtaatttggtctcgtttctaccctttgagtacggagtACTAAAAAGCcttatttatacattataaaataaaaaagcccttTGTTCGATGTAAAAACggttacatataaatttgaaaaatgaaactaaaattGGTGTATTAATTACATGAATCCCtagtgggtaaaggcctcctccagtgcTGCCCATTTGTCCCTGTCCTGTGCTAATGACATCCAGTCTGTGCCGGCTGTTCCTTTTATGTCATCTTGTAACGAACGTGTAAGTGCTCTTTTGCCAAGTGGGCCTCTCCATTTAGTGACTTTCAATGTCCATCTCTTGTCTGTTAGTCTTGCTGTATGGCCTGCCCACTTCCACTTAAGTTTCTTTGCATAACTCAAGGCATCTGTTGCTcttgttttttctcttattttagagtgtcttattttgtccattttTCTTATATTGAGCATGCTTCTTTCTAACGCGCGTTGGCAAGTGATGATTTTCTTTTGAGCGTTTGCTGtgaatttccatgtttggcTTCCATATGTCATACATGGCAAGACACTTGAGTTCATTATTCTCATCAAAAATTTTTGAATCTAAAACACCctgagaaaataaaaacattgtttacCTTGGCAACTATAAAGAAATGCATCactcaatatatttttcattcaatACACCTTCACTTACTACAGGTTGGCAAAAACAACTTCAGACCTCCTCCCAAGGTGGAGTCCAGTGTTGTTCGGATAGAGCCGCGCAACCCACCTCCCCCCATCAACTTTGTGGAGTGGGACGGCCTGACGAGGATAGCGTTTGTCAGGAAAAACAAAACACTGTCAGCTGCCTTCAAACATGCCACCACCATGGCCGTGCTGGATAAGAACTACAGGGTACACTGCTCCTTGCACAATAAGGTATGTTTTTACAGatatttatttgtgacgttttcaatcaaaaggtaccacattattattattggtattacttaattttattataatataatttataatttacattgtcgcttaacataaggacgaaaattgcttgtatctttataccaaaaacttgtcagagcgtccttatagcaagtgacaatgtggtaccttttggttgaaaacgacacatttttacacttgactgtaccttaaTTACAAATAATTGAACCATTATTACTCTCTCAACAGGAAATCCCAGAGGAGTTTGACATAAAACAGAAGGTTCAAGAGATCCTCACAAATGCTGAAGCTGACCAGATGAGAGCGCGGACCATGGACATTGATGACTTCATGAAGCTGCTACATGCCTTCAACTCGGAGGGAAtacattttgcttgaaaactTGCTTTTTATTTAAACCATATTTAATTGGGTGAAATGCTGTGAGATGGTAAACACTCTAATATTGGCTGTCAGAAAGCATATACCTAATTTTAGGGCAATTTACTCAGGGGAGTACATAAAGCCcagttcacatttgtctgacgtgttgtgttgtgtcgtgacacatatcggtttcatacatttaatatgattgtgtgcacatttgtctgacacAGTGTGCATACTGCATCAGGCAAATGTGAATGCTTAATTTAAAAACCAACATTTTAACACAAAATATTTAACAGAATATGTTTCAATAAATAGTTAGTTAATTGTCTCTAACCTTCTACTCTACCTATTACGAGTATTGAACACATAGTGAATGGTTTGTCAGGCCGTTCAACGTTGCCTGAGCAATAAAAGGATTGACTGAAATGTGAGAAATTGAAACATTGGTATACTTTAACTACAGTTTAATTAAagatatattaaattaacttgCCCCATTCACTGGCAGCTGTACAAATATTTTCTAAACCCAATTTAAATGGTGGCCTTCTTGAAGCCCCTGTCAGCATAGTCTGCCGGCACTTTTCTCTCAGATTTGAATGGGAACCCAGGCTGGCCTGGCAGGACCATGGGTTTGGTCTTCAGCACTCTCCAGCCTCCCTTCTTAGTCCAGTCCTAAAattaaaagttataaattactttttgtGAATCATTATCGAATTTTGGTAATGATGAATTCCAACCCAAGTAAAACTTACGTTTCCATTGTATTTGAAGTAATAGTGAGTGGCAAACACTCCGAGAGTCATAAGTCCCAGTTTTCCTGTAATGTATCTGTACACCGCAGCTCGATCAGCGCCCTGGAAGCAAAAGCAAGTGGTGGTTTTAGATTCTGTTGTCATTTGTCATGAATACCCAATTACCCATAGGTTATTGTTGTTATGTAATGTTACCAGAACTCCGGTCAGGCCGCTAAAAAGTTTATCTAAGGGTGCGCGATAGAATCTGCGAATAGGATTGGTGCGTTCCTTCCAGTATTCCTCGACATGCACGGGCTCGTTCGATGCCAAAACCTGATCTTTGAGCCACTGTTTACGCCAAGCTCTTTCGACATCAGTCATTCCTAGACATCTTTCTCGCTCTGAAACCGCACGGCCAGCTATGGACATAGGTTTCACACCTGCCGTTTGTGACATCTTTATAGATTTTTGAAGCCAATATCTTCAGATAAGGAGAGAATCTGATAAATGACCAAGAAAAATATCCAGAAAAAGGCTGACAGTTAATTGACGTTTCAGAATCCATTCAGAAACAAAATTAGTTACTAAGGATAGCGTTAATATTCAGTATAAAAGTatgtgaatttaatttaattatatgaaTTTACTTAAGACGTACACATTAACTTTCaatattgttgttataataatattaaatgattttatttaaaaggaatacactagatattttaatttcaagtaaaagttaataaatacttttaggTGTATTAGGGTATTTGAGCGTTTCTTTGTTGTAAAGCAGCCCATGCATGATCAAGCTTTCCAAATTCATCGGATTTATCTGACATTTCCTATGATAATGAAAAGCACGATTTAATTTATGTCTATTCTCACGACCGCATGTTTCGTTGTACGAAAGATTTCTAAGGACGAACATaaagtttattaatttaaacactaaaaaaaGGACTTCAATAAGTGAGTGTTTAAGCGATAACGTATTTTAGAAAAGTATTATGAACACATGTCGTAAATCTAGAACGTTGACTGACGGATTTTTAATAGATTGTAGCTCTCAGACTAATCAAATTCCTTTATTGCAAATATTGTTCAAGACATCACTAAAGTCACAACATTCCAATCGTAGAAATAGACAATCTATTCTCACTCACTCGCGGCACTGCCAAATGACAAAGTTTCAATTTCCTACGTGATAAAGTGAACTCGATTACAGAGATTGGTATCGGGACTGCGATTTCGCGAGTGTTTTTgctagttgttttaaaaggaAGTTGAACGAGAAGTAAATATGCCTAAGTATTATAAAGTGGAAATCAACAAGACGGAATGGACTGTGCCAGAGCGATACCAAATGCTTACACCTGTAGGATCCGGCGCCTACGGTCAAGTTTGGTGCGTATTTGTTTAGTATAAGCGGCAGGCACCATGCCAGTGAGTATTTATAATTAGGGAGTACGGTCACGATAAGTGAGAGTATGTGGGAAACTAAGATATTAAGATGGAAAGCAGTGCATTGCCCTTGCGTGGGCGGAACGGGTTTCGATGTTTGTTTTTCGTATATTTATGTTTTGCTGTCGGTGTGGTGCTCGTTCCTTTCACTTACTCTATTCTTTAACATTACCAGGACCTTGCTGCCCGCTATCATGATGTAGTCCTACTTAAATAGAAAACAATTACCTGCTTAAATAAGTCTGATTAGACTACACAATATATTTATGACAGCATGTAACTGTGGATTATGAGTCTGTAAAATAATTGTCTTCAcaactaataattataataaactgTTATGTTTTATATCATGTTAAgtttaactttgtaaaatacaGTAATAAAGTTATGTTGAATGCCATTGAACTTTTTGGATGTAGTTTTTAAAGAAGGAAGCCAAGGCAATGTTGTTCGTTTTCTTCTTTTTCCTTCTCCTAGGCATAGCCATTGCTATTAGAGTGGGGAGTCAGACCATAACCCTCCACCACTAcataatcaaaataatcaaagtaAATGCAAGCACAAACAAGGAAGAAGGTTGGAGGAAGCCTTTGTCGAAGGGGAAGCAGACAAAGAATACAAAAGATGGAAGATAATAGAGAGATAATGTGCAACTGTTCTTTGTTCTGTATATAAAggctatttttgatttttatttaattagagTTTGTGCCATGTTATGCGGAGAGACAACGGCCATGTCGTGCAAAAAGCGCTAGCTCTGCCAGAATACAAAACTGGTAGAGAAAGGCCTCCTCTGACGTGGTGGACGAGTATGGCCAAACTATTGGAAAAAGCCCAACTACCCAACCCGACAACTCAAGACAGATCATCTGGCGCCGAAGGATAGGAGAGCCGATCCCacctaatgtgggataaggcaaaggaaaagaagatttaattagtgtttgtgcggaaagagaagtggtgtaatgtatggggcccaatacattccacgacttctctttctGAACAGACTACTCAAAAAGTTTACTTAATTTCAAGTTTTGCATAagcaaaacaataaacaactattgttttgtataaacaatagttataaagtagtaaaatatattattaggaACCAGCACTGAGCTTGCCTGCCAGCCTGATTGCCAAAGTTTGgcacttcttcttcttatcCTGTTACCCTCTGcaggggtgtagggctcgaatcttatTCTTCCATTGActtcggtcttgggcagcttgggtagcctcctcccaccccatccccaatacacccagctcttgcaCTTACTAGGTCTTACTTTTCAAGAGCATTATGAGTTCTTCGATCTGTCTCTTTCATTACCAATAAGGTGTAATGTGGGTGGGTAAATTACTATATAGTATAAAACTAAGTCACTTTCCGCTCTCtatatgtctgtccctatgtatgcttagatctttaaaactatgcaacggattttgatgcggtttttttaaagaggaaggtttatatgtataattagtaaaggttttgtgtaaattagttgaactacccatgcgaagctggggcgggtcgctagtgttaaataaataaatattgtccaCAGCTCTGCCATAGACACCCTACACAACATGAAGGTGGCCATCAAAAAACTAGCAAGGCCATTCCAATCGGCCGTGCATGCCAAGAGGACCTACAGAGAACTGCGCATGTTGAAGCACATGAACCATGAAAATGTCATAGGTAAGCACATTGTTACATGGACCAGAGATCTACTACAAAGAGGCTTATGCTTGCTCTTTGCCGGCCAGACACCATGAAATTTGGGCCAAATTGGCAGAAACATGGGCCTTAATTTGCTATAAACAACAGTGGTAGTGTGGTGTGAACTAATCTATCCGTGGCCGATATCGCATCTgggaggcccttttctttcactgtgcccaaAAGGGCCCCGCGCGAGCCCGTGACTGAAGGCCCACTTcacccacgcctagctacgccactgataAACAAACAGCATCTATAACCCGGCACAACAGCAACTCATCATGCCGAGAGAAAATGTTGTATGTCACTAACAGCAACACTCGTAACTCCCCATTAGTGGACCTTTTATTTCTGCAACAAGGTTAACaacactaataaataaaataaaaatcatttattgcagactaaaaggtccatacatggttagcaaacatttcaatcttattactagtgttagtagcgcataaaaactaaaactaaaaactagacggCGAGTGCATGCAGCCCCTGCCAACAGTTGAGCATGGGGCCATTTTCGCGCTCCTGAACACGCTCAGAATGCTGGGTTGCCGCGGCCGCGCAGGCGACGCATCAGTGAAGCGCACCTCTTGCGCATTATCGCCGCAAAGCTGTCAACttgtgcctccgcaaacataccagAGGCACTACAAAATTGCGGCAATGTCCTGTCCCAACTAATGTCCTGTGTCCTGTATGTTTATGTTTAACTATAAACTATAGTTGAACAATATTACTGTTTTAATCTTCTGTTACAATATCATAACACACAATGTCATATTATATACTCAaaaaatagagtgattcttgagggtGGTTTGGGTGTAACATCTATTTCAGGTTATAACAAACAACAGTGTCTATAAACATATTTACCATCCCACTTAGGGTTGTTGGACGTATTCAGCCCCGAGAAGACCCTGGAGGAGTTCCAGCAGGTGTACCTGGTGACGCACCTGATGGGCGCCGACCTGAACAACATCGTGCGCACGCAGAAGCTCTCCGACGACCATGTGCAATTCCTGGTCTACCAGATCCTGCGCGGGCTTAAGTACATTCACTCCGCGGGCATCATACACAGGGTATGTACTGGTCAGCTGGAACAGTCCCCAAGTGTACTTAGTGACGCTGCGTCACGTCACTGACGCACCTCATGGTGAACTGAACAACATCGTGCGGCAGAAGTTCCTGGTCTACCAGATCCTGCGCGGGCTCGAGTACATCCACTCCGCGGGCATCACACACAGGGTATGTAGCTCTTAGCCGCGACAGGCCCTAGATCAGTTCCAGTACCTTAGCCTGAGAAGCACTTAATAGGGTTTCAAAAGCaggtgtattttgtactttttgggTGTCAACCTGATTAAGAATGTTTGTAAATTTACACAACAACAAACATTTTGTTGTATACCGTGTAAGCGTTTTCGTGAAATACTGTCAGCTTATATGtgggaaataaatgaaatgaaaaaaaaaaaaacaaatgattaATTTAATCCATTAATTTCGTCAATGACgcactcactcactcatcaatcatcaatattttaatttacttctaGCAGACACACAAGCTTCAAATTCTGAAGACGAGTAGTGTTTTGTCTATAAagcaaaacaatattaaaatatactgCAATTTCAGTCCCGTTTTATATTATAAGACTTGTCACCGTTTAACATACTTAATTACCATTGTGTAGATTGATAATAAGTATGGAACAAGGTACTAAGATCTGTTTATTTCTTAGGACCTGAAACCATCAAACATTGCTGTCAACGAAGACTGCGAGCTGAAAATCCTGGACTTCGGCCTCGCCAGACCAACTGAAATAGAAATGACGGGCTACGTCGCCACAAGGTACGTCTCTTCACATCCTAACCAACTTCCATCTTCAGttaacaaccaaaactcaccCAGATTCTATATTATATTCACTATGAAGTACGCCAGAATCAGAATGTAAGTTTACAAAAGCTTACGATTAAACCCTTGATACCTCCCGCTAGATGGTACCGCGCGCCGGAGATCATGCTGAACTGGATGCACTACAATCAGACGGTGGACATCTGGTCCGTGGGCTGCATCATGGCCGAACTGCTCACCGGCAGGACCCTGTTCCCCGGCTCGGACCGTATCCTTTTACACCTCCATTTCTCACTAGGGCAAAATAAGACCttatttaacccttttccagacCGCACCAATCTACAAGATTCTCCCAAAAAATCCAGCTTCGATGATTCATTTGAATAGTTGACGACGACGCATTTCCCGAAAGTGTAatctaatttaaactttaaatcggaatgctaaagttgaaattctattggcgcgtATGTGGTCGATAAGTCGTACTGTGCCTGGAAAAAGGTTAAAAAGTCGCCAAAGTAAAGTAGTACTTTTTGCTGAGCAAATTAGGTCCATATTACCAATGGCACTCAAATTTCATACTTCTCTTGAGTAGACTT
This genomic window contains:
- the LOC134755594 gene encoding probable dimethyladenosine transferase, which encodes MPKIKAEKKTRVHNEIAKQGIQFNKDFGQHILKNPLIITSMLDKSGLRPTDVALEIGPGTGNMTVKLLDRVKKVIACEIDTRLVAELQKRVQGTPYQAKLQILVGDVLKTELPFFDICVANIPYQISSPLVFKLLLHRPFFRCAVLMFQQEFAQRLVAKPGDKQYCRLSINTQLLARVDMLMKVGKNNFRPPPKVESSVVRIEPRNPPPPINFVEWDGLTRIAFVRKNKTLSAAFKHATTMAVLDKNYRVHCSLHNKEIPEEFDIKQKVQEILTNAEADQMRARTMDIDDFMKLLHAFNSEGIHFA
- the LOC134755595 gene encoding uncharacterized protein LOC134755595 — its product is MSQTAGVKPMSIAGRAVSERERCLGMTDVERAWRKQWLKDQVLASNEPVHVEEYWKERTNPIRRFYRAPLDKLFSGLTGVLGADRAAVYRYITGKLGLMTLGVFATHYYFKYNGNDWTKKGGWRVLKTKPMVLPGQPGFPFKSERKVPADYADRGFKKATI
- the LOC134755667 gene encoding mitogen-activated protein kinase p38b-like isoform X2, with the translated sequence MPKYYKVEINKTEWTVPERYQMLTPVGSGAYGQVCSAIDTLHNMKVAIKKLARPFQSAVHAKRTYRELRMLKHMNHENVIGLLDVFSPEKTLEEFQQVYLVTHLMGADLNNIVRTQKLSDDHVQFLVYQILRGLKYIHSAGIIHRDLKPSNIAVNEDCELKILDFGLARPTEIEMTGYVATRWYRAPEIMLNWMHYNQTVDIWSVGCIMAELLTGRTLFPGSDHIHQLNLIMEVLGTPAQEFMQKISSESARNYIQSLPALARRDFREVFRGANPLAINLLELMLELDADKRITAEQALAHKYLEQYADPSDEPVSAPYDQSFEDMDLPVDKWKDLVWKEVVEFKPHPQHMNTVVEVNPE
- the LOC134755667 gene encoding mitogen-activated protein kinase p38b-like isoform X1 is translated as MPKYYKVEINKTEWTVPERYQMLTPVGSGAYGQVCSAIDTLHNMKVAIKKLARPFQSAVHAKRTYRELRMLKHMNHENVIGLLDVFSPEKTLEEFQQVYLVTHLMGADLNNIVRTQKLSDDHVQFLVYQILRGLKYIHSAGIIHRDLKPSNIAVNEDCELKILDFGLARPTEIEMTGYVATRWYRAPEIMLNWMHYNQTVDIWSVGCIMAELLTGRTLFPGSDHIDHLTRILFLCGKPDQETIDKIISEEARNYIQSLPALARRDFREVFRGANPLAINLLELMLELDADKRITAEQALAHKYLEQYADPSDEPVSAPYDQSFEDMDLPVDKWKDLVWKEVVEFKPHPQHMNTVVEVNPE